The following coding sequences lie in one Pseudoxanthomonas sp. SE1 genomic window:
- a CDS encoding bifunctional diguanylate cyclase/phosphodiesterase — protein MVDHADIQARGLHGSTKVLLLGGLCLLLQQVPISYRIDFFGEQADASLIHLHAGLLLAIAMLERDRRVVAGCFLLTFAGWTGRQLYFDQWQPGPVLAWGAASYLFTLGWSLVCAQWMRWPRAPGQRVQRRDLIRFAAIGLLLYPLALSLAGFSIAAISTSALAISSAFQMFFAKQFGVAVVTLPLVVAWRERGYPTPRLDVGSHWMWPVMLGTGLVLSLWMAVLVRQAYMADGAAPRLVLMDYRFALLLVLGWGMLRLSSRWAMAALSLTLLLLVGMVAGTAEYANSPVGFFNLLHITLELNILLLAMMYLWLTNRDRFELAERLSSETLRDQITGLPNLKALRERVARPLARTELGYLLLDQTDTLVAGFGLDTQAQAMNATARRLEDIVETYYVGTGQFALLPKFSRDADLWERVMARVEHAEIDAGGQPMRLLPYLGVAAFNGTQASVIDAAVVAASHLAFEARHHGELRPRYSDIGDTQLRRTHRRQLHDATEALASLRNERVVLYFQPIRELADVEGEPRGLMGEVLCRLLDERGEIMSPARFMAPLEAAGRGAELDLAVVRALFRLLRKSPAALPHCREIAINLTGQSLASMSFQVELRTLLAGSPLPMSALCFEVTETAAISNTAAASHLLADLRALGCHIAIDDFGTGMQSFARLRELPVDIIKIDGSFVRNVAQLGKDHAVVQASVAVATAFGAITVAEFVEDEATEHCLRQLGVQRVQGYLYGAPRPLVDVLAETAAEAAVFRS, from the coding sequence ATGGTCGACCACGCTGACATACAGGCGCGCGGCCTGCACGGAAGCACGAAAGTGCTCCTGCTGGGCGGGCTGTGCCTGCTGTTGCAGCAGGTCCCCATCAGCTACCGCATCGACTTCTTCGGCGAACAGGCCGACGCCTCCCTGATCCACCTGCATGCGGGCCTGCTGCTGGCCATCGCCATGCTCGAACGCGATCGCCGCGTGGTGGCCGGCTGTTTCCTGCTGACATTCGCGGGCTGGACCGGGCGCCAGCTTTATTTCGACCAGTGGCAACCGGGTCCGGTGCTGGCGTGGGGTGCGGCCAGCTATCTGTTCACGCTGGGCTGGAGCCTGGTGTGCGCGCAATGGATGCGATGGCCGCGTGCGCCCGGGCAGCGCGTGCAACGACGCGACCTGATCCGCTTCGCCGCGATCGGCCTGTTGCTCTATCCACTGGCGCTCTCCCTCGCCGGCTTCAGCATCGCGGCGATTTCCACCTCCGCGTTGGCCATCAGTTCGGCGTTCCAGATGTTCTTCGCCAAGCAGTTCGGCGTGGCGGTGGTGACGTTGCCGCTGGTGGTGGCGTGGCGGGAGCGTGGATATCCCACGCCCCGTCTCGATGTCGGTTCGCACTGGATGTGGCCGGTCATGCTGGGGACCGGTCTGGTGCTCAGCCTGTGGATGGCCGTGCTGGTGCGGCAGGCCTACATGGCCGATGGCGCCGCGCCACGGCTGGTACTCATGGACTATCGCTTCGCGCTGCTGCTGGTGCTGGGCTGGGGCATGCTGCGCTTGTCGTCGCGCTGGGCCATGGCAGCGCTCTCGCTCACCTTGCTGCTGTTGGTGGGCATGGTGGCGGGTACGGCCGAATACGCGAACAGCCCGGTGGGTTTCTTCAACCTGCTGCACATCACGCTGGAGTTGAACATCCTGCTCCTGGCGATGATGTACCTGTGGCTGACCAACCGCGACCGCTTCGAACTGGCGGAGCGGCTTTCCAGCGAGACGCTGCGCGACCAGATCACGGGTCTGCCCAACCTCAAGGCCTTGCGCGAACGCGTGGCGCGGCCGCTGGCGCGCACCGAGTTGGGCTACCTGCTGCTGGACCAGACCGACACGCTGGTCGCGGGCTTCGGACTGGATACCCAGGCGCAGGCGATGAACGCGACGGCGCGTCGCCTGGAAGACATCGTGGAGACGTATTACGTCGGCACCGGCCAGTTCGCACTGCTGCCGAAATTCTCGCGCGACGCCGATCTCTGGGAGCGGGTGATGGCGCGGGTGGAGCACGCGGAGATCGATGCGGGCGGACAGCCGATGCGGCTGCTGCCTTACCTGGGGGTGGCCGCGTTCAACGGCACCCAGGCGAGCGTGATCGATGCGGCGGTGGTCGCGGCTTCGCACCTGGCCTTCGAGGCGCGCCATCACGGCGAACTGAGGCCCCGCTACAGCGACATCGGCGATACCCAGTTGCGGCGCACGCATCGACGCCAACTGCACGACGCCACCGAAGCCCTGGCGAGCCTGCGCAATGAGCGTGTCGTGCTGTACTTCCAGCCGATCCGCGAGCTTGCCGATGTCGAAGGCGAGCCGCGCGGGCTGATGGGGGAGGTGCTGTGCCGCCTGCTGGACGAGCGGGGCGAGATCATGTCGCCAGCCCGCTTCATGGCGCCCCTCGAAGCCGCGGGCCGGGGCGCCGAACTGGACCTGGCGGTCGTGCGCGCGTTGTTCCGTCTGCTGCGGAAGTCGCCCGCCGCATTGCCGCACTGCCGTGAGATCGCCATCAACCTGACCGGCCAGAGCCTGGCCTCGATGAGTTTCCAGGTGGAACTGCGAACCCTGCTGGCCGGCTCGCCGCTGCCGATGAGTGCGTTGTGCTTCGAAGTCACCGAAACCGCCGCCATCTCCAACACGGCCGCCGCCAGCCACCTCCTGGCCGACCTGCGCGCGCTGGGCTGCCACATCGCCATCGATGACTTCGGCACCGGCATGCAGAGCTTCGCGCGCCTGCGCGAGCTCCCCGTCGATATCATCAAGATCGATGGCTCGTTCGTGCGCAACGTGGCCCAGTTGGGCAAGGACCATGCGGTCGTGCAGGCATCCGTCGCCGTGGCCACGGCCTTCGGGGCGATCACGGTGGCCGAGTTCGTCGAGGACGAAGCCACGGAGCACTGCCTGCGGCAACTGGGCGTGCAGCGCGTGCAGGGCTATCTGTACGGTGCCCCGCGTCCGCTGGTCGACGTGCTGGCGGAGACCGCCGCGGAGGCCGCTGTTTTCCGCAGCTGA